The proteins below are encoded in one region of Anguilla anguilla isolate fAngAng1 chromosome 3, fAngAng1.pri, whole genome shotgun sequence:
- the yif1a gene encoding protein YIF1A isoform X1, whose product MDLPHHGYRAAAKPRARAAPSTGEPLLFEDTSAAAPPMAPQGYYNVGYNMGDGGADDGGPNNLFSDPMASAAVMYGSSLASQGKDIVNKEISRFMSVNKLKYFFAVDTKYVMKKLLLLMFPYTHQDWEVRYHRDTPLTPRYDVNAPDLYIPTMAFITYILLAGMALGIQKRFSPEVLGLCASTALVWMIIEVLALLLSLYLLTVHSDLSTFDLLAYSGYKYVGMIFTVLCGLLFGSDGYFVALAWSSCALMFFMVRSLRMKILSSLSSDSMVAGASAKPRFRVYITVATAAFQPIIIYWLTSHLVR is encoded by the exons CAGCGAAGCCTCGGGCCCGTGCTGCACCATCCACAGGCGAACCTCTGCTGTTTGAAGACACCAGCGCTGCAGCGCCCCCCATGGCTCCTCAGGGCTACTACAACGTGGGGTACAACATGGGCGACGGCGGGGCCGACGATGGGGGGCCAAATAACCTGTTTTCCGACCCCATGGCCAGCGCGGCGGTCATGTACGGCTCGTCCCTCGCGTCCCAGGGGAAGGACATAGTCAACAAGGAG ATTAGTCGTTTTATGTCGGTGAACAAGCTGAAGTATTTCTTCGCTGTCGACACAAAATATGTTATGAAGAAACTGCTCCTTCTCATGTTCCCTTACACACATCAG gacTGGGAGGTGCGTTACCACAGAGACACTCCACTCACACCCCGATATGATGTCAATGCACCTGACCTCTACATACCCA CAATGGCTTTCATCACCTACATCCTGCTTGCAGGCATGGCTCTCGGAATTCAGAAAAG ATTTAGCCCAGAAGTGCTGGGCCTGTGTGCCAGCACAGCTCTTGTGTGGATGATCATTGAGGTTCTGGCTCTGTTGCTGAGCCTCTACCTACTCACCGTCCACTCAGACCTCTCCACATTTGACCTGCTTGCGTACAGCGGATACAAATATGTGGG GATGAtcttcactgtgctgtgtgggcTACTGTTTGGCAGCGATGGGTACTTTGTGGCTCTGGCCTGGTCCTCCTGTGCCCTAATGTTCTTCATG GTCCGCTCTTTACGGATGAagattctctcctctctctcctcggACTCCATGGTTGCCGGAGCCAGTGCCAAACCCCGCTTCCGGGTTTACATTACCGTGGCCACAGCTGCCTTCCAGCCAATCATAATCTACTGGCTTACCTCACACCTggtcaggtga
- the yif1a gene encoding protein YIF1A isoform X2, whose protein sequence is MDLPHHGYRAAKPRARAAPSTGEPLLFEDTSAAAPPMAPQGYYNVGYNMGDGGADDGGPNNLFSDPMASAAVMYGSSLASQGKDIVNKEISRFMSVNKLKYFFAVDTKYVMKKLLLLMFPYTHQDWEVRYHRDTPLTPRYDVNAPDLYIPTMAFITYILLAGMALGIQKRFSPEVLGLCASTALVWMIIEVLALLLSLYLLTVHSDLSTFDLLAYSGYKYVGMIFTVLCGLLFGSDGYFVALAWSSCALMFFMVRSLRMKILSSLSSDSMVAGASAKPRFRVYITVATAAFQPIIIYWLTSHLVR, encoded by the exons CGAAGCCTCGGGCCCGTGCTGCACCATCCACAGGCGAACCTCTGCTGTTTGAAGACACCAGCGCTGCAGCGCCCCCCATGGCTCCTCAGGGCTACTACAACGTGGGGTACAACATGGGCGACGGCGGGGCCGACGATGGGGGGCCAAATAACCTGTTTTCCGACCCCATGGCCAGCGCGGCGGTCATGTACGGCTCGTCCCTCGCGTCCCAGGGGAAGGACATAGTCAACAAGGAG ATTAGTCGTTTTATGTCGGTGAACAAGCTGAAGTATTTCTTCGCTGTCGACACAAAATATGTTATGAAGAAACTGCTCCTTCTCATGTTCCCTTACACACATCAG gacTGGGAGGTGCGTTACCACAGAGACACTCCACTCACACCCCGATATGATGTCAATGCACCTGACCTCTACATACCCA CAATGGCTTTCATCACCTACATCCTGCTTGCAGGCATGGCTCTCGGAATTCAGAAAAG ATTTAGCCCAGAAGTGCTGGGCCTGTGTGCCAGCACAGCTCTTGTGTGGATGATCATTGAGGTTCTGGCTCTGTTGCTGAGCCTCTACCTACTCACCGTCCACTCAGACCTCTCCACATTTGACCTGCTTGCGTACAGCGGATACAAATATGTGGG GATGAtcttcactgtgctgtgtgggcTACTGTTTGGCAGCGATGGGTACTTTGTGGCTCTGGCCTGGTCCTCCTGTGCCCTAATGTTCTTCATG GTCCGCTCTTTACGGATGAagattctctcctctctctcctcggACTCCATGGTTGCCGGAGCCAGTGCCAAACCCCGCTTCCGGGTTTACATTACCGTGGCCACAGCTGCCTTCCAGCCAATCATAATCTACTGGCTTACCTCACACCTggtcaggtga
- the si:ch211-145o7.3 gene encoding forkhead box protein N2 encodes METDSCALPLLPPSLHSSLTLCQAVPSLPFTPQPSPPLATSFPLSPLSPSHSVPPSPTSAPFSAPDSAFQSNPLSPPQPPKSPAPLSQGSNPHCLSLTASSDQDDLTCLSWLHQRGDLLPLQPLPKTAPLPQLAQPDSLPAQHLPPSPSKPPYSFSSLIFMAIEDSLDKRLPVKGIYEWIVKSFPYYRAAPGGWRNSVRHNLSLNKSFRRIHREKGQSVGKGSLWYVCPEYRPALLEVLRKSHYCHKTNNNLYNKPLLLEGGDLGEAMECDTVEISDSLSQTLLLSSLSPPTPTLPSEHPTLSSDPPCPLPPDHEELVTMEAVELQEEIAEEVEKDPLADSGYIEFHYYQYHQYQYLVLPGETELDLETVEILQLDAEAQEAAGSLLDLAGGGH; translated from the exons atggagactgACTCTTGTGCACTGCCACTCCTTCCCCCATCCCTTCATTCATCCCTTACTCTCTGCCAGGCTGTCCCCTCACTGCCATTTACACCCCAGCCGTCCCCTCCTCTCGCTACCTCGTTCCCACTTTCCCCTCTGTCACCGTCTCACtcagtccccccctcccccacctctgccccATTTTCAGCCCCAGATTCTGCCTTTCAGTCaaaccctctctcccctcctcagcCCCCCAAGTCACCTGCCCCGCTCTCTCAGGGCTCTAACCCTCACTGCCTCAGCCTGACAGCCTCATCAGACCAAGATGACCTGACCTGCCTCAGCTGGTTACACCAAAGGGGTGACTTGCTCCCGCTGCAGCCTCTGCCCAAAACGGCACCATTGCCCCAGCTTGCGCAGCCGGACTCCTTACCTGCTcagcatctccctccctctccctccaagCCCCCTTACTCCTTCAGCAGTCTAATCTTCATGGCGATTGAAGATTCCCTGGACAAGAGGCTGCCTGTTAAGGGAATCTACGAGTGGATAGTTAAGAGCTTCCCTTACTACAGAGCGGCCCCTGGTGGCTGGAGGAACTCTGTGCGACACAACCTGTCCCTGAATAAGAGCTTCCGTCGAATACACCGTGAAAAGGGCCAG TCTGTGGGCAAGGGGTCACTGTGGTACGTGTGTCCAGAATACAGACCTGCTCTTCTGGAGGTGCTCAGAAAAAGTCACTATTGCCACAAGACTAACAACAACTTGTACAACAAACCTTTGTT GCTGGAGGGAGGAGACTTGGGAGAAGCCATGGAGTGTGACACTGTGGAGATCTCAG attCCCTTTCCCaaaccctcctcctctcttcactctcccccccaaccccaaccttGCCTTCCGAGCACCCCACCCTGTCTTCTGACCCACCGTGCCCTCTGCCCCCTGACCATGAGGAGCTGGTTACCATGGAGGCGGTAGAACTCCAGGAAGAAATAGCCGAGGAGGTGGAAAAAGACCCCTTGGCCGACAGTGGCTACATCGAGTTCCATTACTACCAGTACCACCAGTACCAGTACCTGGTTCTGCCCGGGGAGAcggagctggacctggagacAGTGGAGATCCTGCAGCTGGATGCTGAGGCTCAGGAAGCGGCTGGGTCTCTGTTGGACCTGGCAGGGGGCGGACATTGA